The following are encoded in a window of Lacinutrix sp. WUR7 genomic DNA:
- the cmk gene encoding (d)CMP kinase, protein MQKITIAIDGFSSTGKSTVAKQIAKHLGYIYVDSGAMYRAVTLYAMQNKFIDENHFDRLGLVSKLPEITIHFTFNPELGFAEVYLNNVNIEKQIRTLEVSSFVSQVSTIPEVRYQLVKQQQQMGKDKGVVMDGRDIGTVVFPYAELKIFMTASAETRAQRRYDELIGRGDDVSFKDVLHNVQERDYIDSHREDSPLVKAEDAVEIDNSNLSLEEQFDKVLKLVTMTLEDKE, encoded by the coding sequence GTGCAAAAAATTACAATAGCCATAGACGGATTCTCATCCACCGGAAAAAGTACAGTAGCAAAACAAATTGCAAAACATTTGGGTTATATCTATGTAGACTCTGGTGCCATGTATAGAGCCGTTACTTTATATGCCATGCAAAATAAATTTATAGATGAAAATCATTTTGATAGGCTAGGTTTGGTTTCAAAACTACCAGAAATTACTATCCATTTTACATTTAATCCAGAATTAGGCTTTGCCGAAGTATATTTAAATAATGTAAATATTGAAAAGCAAATTAGAACACTAGAAGTATCGAGCTTTGTAAGTCAGGTGTCTACCATTCCAGAAGTGCGTTACCAATTAGTAAAGCAGCAGCAACAAATGGGAAAAGATAAAGGTGTTGTGATGGATGGTCGCGATATTGGTACTGTAGTTTTTCCGTATGCGGAATTAAAAATTTTCATGACAGCTTCAGCCGAAACTAGAGCACAGCGTAGATACGATGAACTTATTGGGAGAGGAGATGATGTGTCTTTTAAAGACGTATTACATAATGTGCAAGAACGCGATTATATAGATTCGCATAGAGAAGATTCCCCTTTAGTAAAAGCAGAAGATGCTGTAGAAATAGATAATTCTAATCTTTCGTTAGAAGAACAATTTGATAAAGTCTTAAAATTAGTTACTATGACACTGGAAGATAAGGAGTAG
- the porQ gene encoding type IX secretion system protein PorQ, translated as MIKKYFTCLCLLYFVTSNAQLGGESTYQFLNLVSSPRQAALGGKVLTNVDYDVTQAIFNPATINLEMDNQFAVNYSSYLGGVNYGTAAYAYTVDRRNLTYHVGVTYINYGSFDGYDEQGNATASFSGNEAAVSFGHSRQIGYSDFYLGGNVKLITSKLEEYSSIGFAFDAGLIYINEDIEFQATLVLRNAGTQITTYAGQNESLPFEVDFGMSQTLEFVPIRWHLTFENLQKWPIGASNPARATTDLEGNQTQEEVGFLNQALRHTIIGAELFPEGGFQIRVGYNFRRAEELRIVEQRNFSGLSAGISIKLNKFRFSYTHAKYTSAANANFFGVQLDLN; from the coding sequence ATGATTAAGAAATATTTTACTTGCCTTTGTCTTTTATACTTCGTTACTTCTAATGCGCAATTAGGAGGAGAAAGTACATACCAATTTTTAAACTTGGTGTCATCGCCGCGTCAAGCAGCGCTTGGAGGTAAAGTTCTTACTAATGTAGATTATGATGTAACACAAGCTATTTTTAATCCAGCAACTATTAATTTAGAGATGGATAATCAATTTGCTGTAAATTATTCCAGTTATTTAGGAGGTGTAAATTACGGTACTGCAGCTTATGCATATACCGTAGATAGAAGAAACCTTACCTACCACGTAGGAGTTACTTATATTAATTACGGAAGTTTTGATGGTTATGATGAACAGGGTAATGCTACCGCTTCCTTTTCAGGGAATGAAGCAGCAGTTTCTTTTGGTCATTCTAGACAAATAGGATATTCCGATTTTTATTTAGGTGGAAACGTTAAACTGATCACTTCTAAATTAGAAGAATATAGTTCTATTGGTTTTGCTTTTGATGCTGGTTTAATTTATATAAACGAAGACATCGAGTTTCAAGCAACCTTAGTCCTTAGAAACGCAGGAACACAAATTACTACCTATGCCGGACAAAACGAATCGTTACCTTTTGAGGTAGATTTTGGTATGTCGCAAACCTTAGAGTTTGTACCAATACGTTGGCATTTAACTTTCGAGAATTTACAAAAATGGCCAATTGGAGCTTCTAATCCTGCAAGAGCAACTACAGATTTAGAAGGAAACCAAACCCAAGAGGAAGTTGGTTTTTTAAATCAAGCATTAAGACATACTATAATAGGAGCAGAGCTGTTTCCAGAAGGAGGTTTTCAAATTAGAGTTGGTTATAACTTTAGAAGAGCAGAAGAACTTCGTATCGTTGAACAACGTAATTTTTCTGGTTTGTCTGCAGGAATTTCTATCAAACTAAACAAGTTTCGTTTTAGTTATACACACGCAAAATATACTAGTGCAGCAAATGCAAACTTTTTTGGAGTACAGCTAGATTTGAATTAG
- a CDS encoding LysM peptidoglycan-binding domain-containing protein, producing the protein MRSLSFILMFFVSFATFSQETKVAEEFLPINLEGKEAYLSTKTGEYIFLEHAKTNATKLETTANGVIYTDIKKHTVAKKETISKIAKQYGLSKDEVLKQNKLSNNKLSIGQELKIIKKIVVKSSSPVISQEEGTIIAKLSPGQTPTGLDAAPTNRPSVVTNSSPVAVVKEVTELEEVEELEEEMDVEEEELEESSTEILNSFYTVKKGDNLYNIAKKHGISLDVLKKLNGLESNNLSIGQKLKLK; encoded by the coding sequence ATGAGGTCTCTAAGTTTTATTTTAATGTTTTTTGTTTCGTTTGCTACATTTTCACAAGAAACAAAAGTTGCTGAAGAGTTTCTTCCTATAAATTTAGAAGGAAAAGAAGCATACCTTTCTACTAAAACTGGAGAATACATTTTTTTAGAACATGCAAAAACAAATGCAACAAAGTTAGAGACCACAGCCAATGGCGTAATATATACCGATATTAAAAAACATACTGTAGCAAAAAAGGAAACCATTTCTAAAATTGCAAAACAATATGGTTTAAGTAAAGACGAAGTTTTAAAACAAAACAAGTTGTCTAATAATAAGTTAAGTATCGGGCAAGAACTTAAAATCATAAAAAAAATAGTTGTAAAGTCTAGTAGCCCTGTTATTAGTCAAGAAGAAGGTACTATTATTGCAAAACTAAGCCCAGGACAAACACCAACGGGTTTAGATGCTGCTCCAACCAATAGACCTTCTGTGGTAACTAATTCTAGTCCTGTAGCTGTTGTAAAAGAAGTTACAGAATTAGAAGAAGTTGAAGAATTAGAAGAAGAAATGGATGTAGAAGAAGAAGAATTGGAAGAATCTTCTACTGAAATTTTAAATTCTTTTTACACAGTAAAAAAAGGAGATAACTTATATAACATCGCTAAAAAGCATGGTATTTCGTTAGATGTGCTAAAAAAACTAAATGGTTTGGAATCTAATAATTTAAGTATTGGACAAAAGTTAAAGCTTAAATAA